The Doryrhamphus excisus isolate RoL2022-K1 chromosome 18, RoL_Dexc_1.0, whole genome shotgun sequence genome contains a region encoding:
- the LOC131106159 gene encoding glycerol-3-phosphate dehydrogenase [NAD(+)], cytoplasmic-like, whose amino-acid sequence MAAAKKVCVVGSGNWGSAIAKIVGANTAKNDKFETVVNMWVFEEMVDGRKLTEIINTDHENVKYLRGHKLPPNVVAVPDLVESVKGADILMFVVPHQFIIRVCDTIKGHIKKDAHGVSLIKGVDASPEGLKLISEVIRGKLDISMSVLMGANIASEVAEEKFCETTIGCKDKAHGPILKELMQTSTFRVTVVEESDVVEICGALKNIVAVGAGFCDGLGFGDNTKAAVIRLGLMEMIAFAKLFCTNCPVSASTFLESCGVADLITTCYGGRNRKIGEEFAKTGKTIEQLENELLNGQKLQGPATATEVHQILKQKNMVDKFPLFTAVHRICFNSLPVAEFINCLQNHPEHM is encoded by the exons ATGGCTGCTGCCAAGAAAGTCTGTGTGGTGGGCTCCGGAAACTG GGGTTCGGCCATTGCCAAGATCGTGGGTGCCAACACAGCCAAAAATGACAAGTTTGAAACGGTGGTCAACATGTGGGTCTTTGAGGAGATGGTGGACGGTCGCAAGCTCACGGAAATCATCAATACAGATCACGAGAATGTCAAATATCTGCGCGGTCACAAGCTTCCCCCCAATGTG GTGGCTGTCCCAGACTTGGTCGAGTCTGTGAAGGGAGCCGACATCCTGATGTTTGTGGTCCCTCATCAGTTCATCATCAGAGTGTGCGACACCATCAAAGGCCACATCAAGAAAGACGCTCACGGTGTGTCACTCATCAAG GGCGTAGACGCCAGTCCAGAGGGTCTGAAACTGATCTCTGAGGTCATCCGAGGGAAGCTGGACATAAGCATGTCGGTGCTGATGGGAGCAAACATCGCCAGCGAGGTGGCCGAGGAGAAGTTCTGTGAAACAACCATCG GCTGCAAAGACAAAGCCCATGGACCAATACTGAAGGAATTGATGCAGACCTCTACCTTTCGCGTGACCGTGGTCGAGGAATCAGACGTGGTGGAGATCTGCGGGGCGCTCAAG AACATTGTGGCGGTGGGAGCAGGCTTCTGCGACGGCCTGGGTTTTGGCGATAACACCAAGGCAGCGGTGATCCGTCTTGGCCTGATGGAGATGATCGCCTTCGCCAAGTTGTTCTGCACCAACTGTCCCGTCTCGGCCAGCACCTTCTTGGAGAGCTGCGGTGTGGCTGACCTCATCACCACCTGCTATGGTGGACGCAACCGCAAGATTGGGGAAGAGTTTGCCAAAACGGGAAAA ACCATCGAGCAGTTGGAGAACGAGCTACTGAACGGTCAGAAGCTTCAAGGACCAGCCACTGCAACTGAAGTGCACCAAATCTTGAAGCAGAAAAACATGGTGGACAA GTTCCCGCTTTTCACTGCTGTCCACCGGATCTGTTTCAACAGCCTCCCTGTGGCAGAATTCATCAACTGTCTGCAGAACCACCCCGAGCACATGTAA